The following coding sequences lie in one Oncorhynchus kisutch isolate 150728-3 linkage group LG3, Okis_V2, whole genome shotgun sequence genomic window:
- the LOC109888409 gene encoding AP-2 complex subunit alpha-2 isoform X3 translates to MPAVSKGDGMRGLAVFISDIRNCKSKEAEIKRINKELANIRSKFKGDKALDGYSKKKYVCKLLFIFLLGHDIDFGHMEAVNLLSSNKYTEKQIGYLFISVLVNSNSDLISLINNAIKNDLSSRNPTFMNLALHCIANVGSREMAEAFAAEVPRILVAGDTMDSVKQSAALCLLRLNRTSPDLVPMGEWTTRVVHLLNDQHLGVVTAATSLITTLAQKSPEDFKTSVSLAVARLSRIVSSASTDLQDYTYYFVAAPWLSVKLLRLLQCYPPPEDGAIRGRLTECLETILNKAQEPPKSKKVQHSNAKNAVLFEAISLIIHHDSEPTLLVRACNQLGQFLQHRETNLRYLALESMCTLASSEFSHEAVKTHIETVINALKSERDVSVRQRAVDLLYAMCDRSNAKQIVAEMLSYLETADYSIREEIVLKVAILAEKYAVDYTWYVDTILNLIRFAGDYVSDEVWYRVIQIVINRDEVQGYAAKTVFEALQAPACHENLVKVGGYILGEFGNLIAGDSRSSPLIQFDLLHSKFHLCSVPTRALLLSAYIKFINLFPEAKGTIQEVLRSDSQLRNADVELQQRAVEYLRLSCIASTDILATVLEEMPPFPERESSILAKLKRKKGPGNLHPDLDENRKERSVNGGTADHSSTTSNAKAPMPPQASAVPVLRSAGPLFQVFASPTTSTDLLGLGSTIATQNSASKGASLLVDVFSGNTAAFPVETPVAVGPVADENFSRFVCKNNGVLYENQLLQIGLKSEFRQNLGRMYVFFGNKTSTQFMNFAASVVCQDALQAQLNVHAKPADPTVDGGAQLQQILNIECVSDFVDAPVLNIQFRYGGTLQNIAVKLPITLNKFFQPTEMTSLDFFQRWKQLGAPQQEVQNIFKARHSMDTEVTKAKIMGFGAALLDGVDPNPFNFVGAGVIHTKTTQVGCLLRLEPNTQAQMYRLTLRTSRDTVSQRLCDLLSEQF, encoded by the exons ATGCCTGCAGTCTCTAAAGGAGATGGAATGCGTGGCCTCGCTGTGTTTATATCGGACATTAGGAACT GTAAAAGTAAAGAAGCAGAGATCAAGAGAATTAACAAAGAGTTGGCCAACATCCGCTCAAAATTTAAAG GAGATAAGGCACTAGATGGCTACAGTAAGAAGAAATATGTGTGCAAGCTGCTTTTCATATTCCTTCTTGGCCATGACATCGACTTTGGCCACATGGAGGCAGTCAACCTGCTCAGCTCCAACAAGTACACAGAGAAACAAATT GGTTACCTGTTCATCTCAGTGCTTGTCAACTCAAACAGTGACCTCATCAGTCTTATCAACAATGCCATAAAGAATGACCTGTCCAGCAGGAATCCCACTTTCATGAACCTGGCCTTGCACTGCATTGCCAATGTGGGCAGCAGGGAGATGGCGGAGGCTTTTGCAGCTGAGGTGCCCCGCATCCTGGTGGCTGG GGACACCATGGACAGTGTGAAGCAGAGTGCTGCCCTGTGCCTGCTGCGTCTCAACAGGACCTCTCCAGACCTGGTACCCATGGGCGAGTGGACCACCCGGGTGGTTCATCTGCTCAATGACCAGCACCTG GGTGTGGTGACTGCTGCCACCAGCCTGATTACCACACTGGCACAGAAGAGCCCAGAGGACTTCAAGACCTCTGTCTCCTTGGCTGTAGCCAGACTCAGCAGG ATCGTCTCCTCGGCCTCCACTGACCTACAGGACTACACCTACTATTTTGTTGCAGCTCCCTGGCTTTCTGTCAAGCTCCTGCGTCTCCTACAGTGCTATCCTCCGCCTG AGGATGGTGCGATCCGGGGCCGTCTGACGGAATGTCTGGAAACCATCCTGAACAAGGCCCAGGAGCCTCCCAAGTCGAAGAAGGTGCAGCACTCCAACGCTAAGAACGCTGTGCTGTTTGAGGCCATCAGTCTAATCATCCACCATGACAG CGAGCCCACTCTGCTGGTGCGGGCCTGTAACCAGCTGGGCCAGTTCCTCCAGCACCGGGAGACTAACCTGCGCTACCTGGCCCTGGAGAGCATGTGCACCCTAGCCAGCTCCGAGTTCTCCCATGAGGCTGTTAAGACGCACATCGAGACGGTCATAAATGCCCTCAAA TCGGAGAGAGATGTCAGTGTGCGTCAGCGTGCTGTGGACCTGCTCTATGCCATGTGTGACCGCAGCAACGCCAAACAGATTGTAGCAGAGATGCTCAGCTACCTGGAGACAGCAGACTACTCCATCAGAGAGGAGATA GTGCTAAAGGTGGCCATCCTGGCAGAGAAGTATGCAGTTGACTACACCTGGTATGTTGACACCATCCTCAACCTGATCCGCTTCGCTGGGGACTATGTCAGTGACGAGGTCTGGTACCGCGTCATCCAGATCGTCATCAACAGAGATGAAGTACAAGGTTATGCTGCCAAGACAGTGTTCGAG GCACTCCAGGCCCCAGCCTGCCATGAGAACCTGGTGAAGGTCGGAGGGTACATTCTAGGGGAGTTTGGGAACTTGATAGCAGGAGATTCAAGGTCAAG TCCACTCATCCAGTTTGACCTGCTCCACTCCAAGTTTCACCTGTGCTCAGTGCCCACCCGGGCTTTGCTGCTCTCAGCCTACATCAAGTTCATCAACCTTTTTCCTGAGGCGAAGGGCACCATCCAGGAGGTGTTGCGCTCAGACAGCCAGCTCCGCAATGCAGACGTTGAGCTACAGCAGCGTGCTGTGGAGTACCTGCGCCTCAGCTGCATTGCCAGCACTGACATACTG GCCACAGTGTTGGAGGAGATGCCTCCCTTCCCTGAGAGGGAGTCCTCTATACTGGCCAAACTCAAGAGGAAGAAGGGACCAGGAAACCTGCATCCCGATTTGGATGAGAACCGCAAAGAACGCAGTGTCAACGGGGGTACTGCAGACCATAGCAGCACTACCTCAAATGCCAAG GCCCCCATGCCCCCCCAGGCCTCTGCTGTCCCCGTGCTGCGCTCTGCTGGGCCCCTCTTTCAG GTGTTCGCGTCCCCCACTACCTCCACAGACCTGCTTGGCCTGGGCAGCACCATTGCCACTCAAAACTCTGCCTCCAAGGGGGCAAGCCTGCTGGTGGATGTCTTCTCTGGAAACACAGCAGCCTTTCCTGTAGAGACACCAGTGGCAGTGGGGCCTGTTGCAGATGAGAACTTCTCCAG GTTTGTTTGCAAGAACAATGGTGTCCTGTACGAGAACCAGCTCCTCCAGATCGGCCTGAAGTCTGAATTCCGACAGAATCTGG GTCGGATGTATGTGTTCTTTGGTAACAAGACATCAACCCAGTTCATGAATTTCGCTGCCTCTGTGGTCTGCCAAGATGCTCTGCAGGCTC AACTGAATGTCCATGCCAAGCCTGCAGACCCCACTGTGGACGGGGGTGCACAACTCCAGCAAATACTCAACATTGAATGTGTGTCTGACTTTGTGGATGCACCAGTGCTCAACATTCAGTTTAG GTACGGGGGAACTCTCCAGAACATTGCTGTTAAACTGCCTATTACTTTAAACAAGTTCTTCCAGCCTACAGAGATGACATCGCTGGACTTCTTTCAGCGCTGGAAACAACTTGGAGC CCCTCAGCAAGAGGTACAAAATATCTTCAAAGCAAGGCATTCCATGGACACAGAGGTTACCAAAGCCAAG ATAATGGGGTTTGGTGCTGCTTTGCTGGATGGGGTAGATCCAAACCCCTTCAACTTTGTGGGAGCTGGTGTCATCCATACAAAGACCACCCAGGTTGGCTGCCTCTTGAGACTGGAGCCTAATACTCAAGCACAG ATGTACCGCTTAACACTCAGGACAAGCAGAGATACTGTGTCACAGCGCCTGTGTGATCTGCTCTCAGAACAATTCTGA
- the LOC109888409 gene encoding AP-2 complex subunit alpha-2 isoform X1, translating to MPAVSKGDGMRGLAVFISDIRNCKSKEAEIKRINKELANIRSKFKGDKALDGYSKKKYVCKLLFIFLLGHDIDFGHMEAVNLLSSNKYTEKQIGYLFISVLVNSNSDLISLINNAIKNDLSSRNPTFMNLALHCIANVGSREMAEAFAAEVPRILVAGDTMDSVKQSAALCLLRLNRTSPDLVPMGEWTTRVVHLLNDQHLGVVTAATSLITTLAQKSPEDFKTSVSLAVARLSRIVSSASTDLQDYTYYFVAAPWLSVKLLRLLQCYPPPEDGAIRGRLTECLETILNKAQEPPKSKKVQHSNAKNAVLFEAISLIIHHDSEPTLLVRACNQLGQFLQHRETNLRYLALESMCTLASSEFSHEAVKTHIETVINALKSERDVSVRQRAVDLLYAMCDRSNAKQIVAEMLSYLETADYSIREEIVLKVAILAEKYAVDYTWYVDTILNLIRFAGDYVSDEVWYRVIQIVINRDEVQGYAAKTVFEALQAPACHENLVKVGGYILGEFGNLIAGDSRSSPLIQFDLLHSKFHLCSVPTRALLLSAYIKFINLFPEAKGTIQEVLRSDSQLRNADVELQQRAVEYLRLSCIASTDILATVLEEMPPFPERESSILAKLKRKKGPGNLHPDLDENRKERSVNGGTADHSSTTSNAKAPMPPQASAVPVLRSAGPLFQVFASPTTSTDLLGLGSTIATQNSASKGASLLVDVFSGNTAAFPVETPVAVGPVADENFSSFLPNTPQVAYANATLPTAEEPEDKFVCKNNGVLYENQLLQIGLKSEFRQNLGRMYVFFGNKTSTQFMNFAASVVCQDALQAQLNVHAKPADPTVDGGAQLQQILNIECVSDFVDAPVLNIQFRYGGTLQNIAVKLPITLNKFFQPTEMTSLDFFQRWKQLGAPQQEVQNIFKARHSMDTEVTKAKIMGFGAALLDGVDPNPFNFVGAGVIHTKTTQVGCLLRLEPNTQAQMYRLTLRTSRDTVSQRLCDLLSEQF from the exons ATGCCTGCAGTCTCTAAAGGAGATGGAATGCGTGGCCTCGCTGTGTTTATATCGGACATTAGGAACT GTAAAAGTAAAGAAGCAGAGATCAAGAGAATTAACAAAGAGTTGGCCAACATCCGCTCAAAATTTAAAG GAGATAAGGCACTAGATGGCTACAGTAAGAAGAAATATGTGTGCAAGCTGCTTTTCATATTCCTTCTTGGCCATGACATCGACTTTGGCCACATGGAGGCAGTCAACCTGCTCAGCTCCAACAAGTACACAGAGAAACAAATT GGTTACCTGTTCATCTCAGTGCTTGTCAACTCAAACAGTGACCTCATCAGTCTTATCAACAATGCCATAAAGAATGACCTGTCCAGCAGGAATCCCACTTTCATGAACCTGGCCTTGCACTGCATTGCCAATGTGGGCAGCAGGGAGATGGCGGAGGCTTTTGCAGCTGAGGTGCCCCGCATCCTGGTGGCTGG GGACACCATGGACAGTGTGAAGCAGAGTGCTGCCCTGTGCCTGCTGCGTCTCAACAGGACCTCTCCAGACCTGGTACCCATGGGCGAGTGGACCACCCGGGTGGTTCATCTGCTCAATGACCAGCACCTG GGTGTGGTGACTGCTGCCACCAGCCTGATTACCACACTGGCACAGAAGAGCCCAGAGGACTTCAAGACCTCTGTCTCCTTGGCTGTAGCCAGACTCAGCAGG ATCGTCTCCTCGGCCTCCACTGACCTACAGGACTACACCTACTATTTTGTTGCAGCTCCCTGGCTTTCTGTCAAGCTCCTGCGTCTCCTACAGTGCTATCCTCCGCCTG AGGATGGTGCGATCCGGGGCCGTCTGACGGAATGTCTGGAAACCATCCTGAACAAGGCCCAGGAGCCTCCCAAGTCGAAGAAGGTGCAGCACTCCAACGCTAAGAACGCTGTGCTGTTTGAGGCCATCAGTCTAATCATCCACCATGACAG CGAGCCCACTCTGCTGGTGCGGGCCTGTAACCAGCTGGGCCAGTTCCTCCAGCACCGGGAGACTAACCTGCGCTACCTGGCCCTGGAGAGCATGTGCACCCTAGCCAGCTCCGAGTTCTCCCATGAGGCTGTTAAGACGCACATCGAGACGGTCATAAATGCCCTCAAA TCGGAGAGAGATGTCAGTGTGCGTCAGCGTGCTGTGGACCTGCTCTATGCCATGTGTGACCGCAGCAACGCCAAACAGATTGTAGCAGAGATGCTCAGCTACCTGGAGACAGCAGACTACTCCATCAGAGAGGAGATA GTGCTAAAGGTGGCCATCCTGGCAGAGAAGTATGCAGTTGACTACACCTGGTATGTTGACACCATCCTCAACCTGATCCGCTTCGCTGGGGACTATGTCAGTGACGAGGTCTGGTACCGCGTCATCCAGATCGTCATCAACAGAGATGAAGTACAAGGTTATGCTGCCAAGACAGTGTTCGAG GCACTCCAGGCCCCAGCCTGCCATGAGAACCTGGTGAAGGTCGGAGGGTACATTCTAGGGGAGTTTGGGAACTTGATAGCAGGAGATTCAAGGTCAAG TCCACTCATCCAGTTTGACCTGCTCCACTCCAAGTTTCACCTGTGCTCAGTGCCCACCCGGGCTTTGCTGCTCTCAGCCTACATCAAGTTCATCAACCTTTTTCCTGAGGCGAAGGGCACCATCCAGGAGGTGTTGCGCTCAGACAGCCAGCTCCGCAATGCAGACGTTGAGCTACAGCAGCGTGCTGTGGAGTACCTGCGCCTCAGCTGCATTGCCAGCACTGACATACTG GCCACAGTGTTGGAGGAGATGCCTCCCTTCCCTGAGAGGGAGTCCTCTATACTGGCCAAACTCAAGAGGAAGAAGGGACCAGGAAACCTGCATCCCGATTTGGATGAGAACCGCAAAGAACGCAGTGTCAACGGGGGTACTGCAGACCATAGCAGCACTACCTCAAATGCCAAG GCCCCCATGCCCCCCCAGGCCTCTGCTGTCCCCGTGCTGCGCTCTGCTGGGCCCCTCTTTCAG GTGTTCGCGTCCCCCACTACCTCCACAGACCTGCTTGGCCTGGGCAGCACCATTGCCACTCAAAACTCTGCCTCCAAGGGGGCAAGCCTGCTGGTGGATGTCTTCTCTGGAAACACAGCAGCCTTTCCTGTAGAGACACCAGTGGCAGTGGGGCCTGTTGCAGATGAGAACTTCTCCAG TTTCCTGCCGAATACTCCACAAGTAGCATATGCCAACGCCACTCTGCCCACTGCAGAGGAACCTGAAGACAA GTTTGTTTGCAAGAACAATGGTGTCCTGTACGAGAACCAGCTCCTCCAGATCGGCCTGAAGTCTGAATTCCGACAGAATCTGG GTCGGATGTATGTGTTCTTTGGTAACAAGACATCAACCCAGTTCATGAATTTCGCTGCCTCTGTGGTCTGCCAAGATGCTCTGCAGGCTC AACTGAATGTCCATGCCAAGCCTGCAGACCCCACTGTGGACGGGGGTGCACAACTCCAGCAAATACTCAACATTGAATGTGTGTCTGACTTTGTGGATGCACCAGTGCTCAACATTCAGTTTAG GTACGGGGGAACTCTCCAGAACATTGCTGTTAAACTGCCTATTACTTTAAACAAGTTCTTCCAGCCTACAGAGATGACATCGCTGGACTTCTTTCAGCGCTGGAAACAACTTGGAGC CCCTCAGCAAGAGGTACAAAATATCTTCAAAGCAAGGCATTCCATGGACACAGAGGTTACCAAAGCCAAG ATAATGGGGTTTGGTGCTGCTTTGCTGGATGGGGTAGATCCAAACCCCTTCAACTTTGTGGGAGCTGGTGTCATCCATACAAAGACCACCCAGGTTGGCTGCCTCTTGAGACTGGAGCCTAATACTCAAGCACAG ATGTACCGCTTAACACTCAGGACAAGCAGAGATACTGTGTCACAGCGCCTGTGTGATCTGCTCTCAGAACAATTCTGA
- the LOC109888409 gene encoding AP-2 complex subunit alpha-2 isoform X2, which produces MPAVSKGDGMRGLAVFISDIRNCKSKEAEIKRINKELANIRSKFKGDKALDGYSKKKYVCKLLFIFLLGHDIDFGHMEAVNLLSSNKYTEKQIGYLFISVLVNSNSDLISLINNAIKNDLSSRNPTFMNLALHCIANVGSREMAEAFAAEVPRILVAGDTMDSVKQSAALCLLRLNRTSPDLVPMGEWTTRVVHLLNDQHLGVVTAATSLITTLAQKSPEDFKTSVSLAVARLSRIVSSASTDLQDYTYYFVAAPWLSVKLLRLLQCYPPPEDGAIRGRLTECLETILNKAQEPPKSKKVQHSNAKNAVLFEAISLIIHHDSEPTLLVRACNQLGQFLQHRETNLRYLALESMCTLASSEFSHEAVKTHIETVINALKSERDVSVRQRAVDLLYAMCDRSNAKQIVAEMLSYLETADYSIREEIVLKVAILAEKYAVDYTWYVDTILNLIRFAGDYVSDEVWYRVIQIVINRDEVQGYAAKTVFEALQAPACHENLVKVGGYILGEFGNLIAGDSRSSPLIQFDLLHSKFHLCSVPTRALLLSAYIKFINLFPEAKGTIQEVLRSDSQLRNADVELQQRAVEYLRLSCIASTDILATVLEEMPPFPERESSILAKLKRKKGPGNLHPDLDENRKERSVNGGTADHSSTTSNAKVFASPTTSTDLLGLGSTIATQNSASKGASLLVDVFSGNTAAFPVETPVAVGPVADENFSSFLPNTPQVAYANATLPTAEEPEDKFVCKNNGVLYENQLLQIGLKSEFRQNLGRMYVFFGNKTSTQFMNFAASVVCQDALQAQLNVHAKPADPTVDGGAQLQQILNIECVSDFVDAPVLNIQFRYGGTLQNIAVKLPITLNKFFQPTEMTSLDFFQRWKQLGAPQQEVQNIFKARHSMDTEVTKAKIMGFGAALLDGVDPNPFNFVGAGVIHTKTTQVGCLLRLEPNTQAQMYRLTLRTSRDTVSQRLCDLLSEQF; this is translated from the exons ATGCCTGCAGTCTCTAAAGGAGATGGAATGCGTGGCCTCGCTGTGTTTATATCGGACATTAGGAACT GTAAAAGTAAAGAAGCAGAGATCAAGAGAATTAACAAAGAGTTGGCCAACATCCGCTCAAAATTTAAAG GAGATAAGGCACTAGATGGCTACAGTAAGAAGAAATATGTGTGCAAGCTGCTTTTCATATTCCTTCTTGGCCATGACATCGACTTTGGCCACATGGAGGCAGTCAACCTGCTCAGCTCCAACAAGTACACAGAGAAACAAATT GGTTACCTGTTCATCTCAGTGCTTGTCAACTCAAACAGTGACCTCATCAGTCTTATCAACAATGCCATAAAGAATGACCTGTCCAGCAGGAATCCCACTTTCATGAACCTGGCCTTGCACTGCATTGCCAATGTGGGCAGCAGGGAGATGGCGGAGGCTTTTGCAGCTGAGGTGCCCCGCATCCTGGTGGCTGG GGACACCATGGACAGTGTGAAGCAGAGTGCTGCCCTGTGCCTGCTGCGTCTCAACAGGACCTCTCCAGACCTGGTACCCATGGGCGAGTGGACCACCCGGGTGGTTCATCTGCTCAATGACCAGCACCTG GGTGTGGTGACTGCTGCCACCAGCCTGATTACCACACTGGCACAGAAGAGCCCAGAGGACTTCAAGACCTCTGTCTCCTTGGCTGTAGCCAGACTCAGCAGG ATCGTCTCCTCGGCCTCCACTGACCTACAGGACTACACCTACTATTTTGTTGCAGCTCCCTGGCTTTCTGTCAAGCTCCTGCGTCTCCTACAGTGCTATCCTCCGCCTG AGGATGGTGCGATCCGGGGCCGTCTGACGGAATGTCTGGAAACCATCCTGAACAAGGCCCAGGAGCCTCCCAAGTCGAAGAAGGTGCAGCACTCCAACGCTAAGAACGCTGTGCTGTTTGAGGCCATCAGTCTAATCATCCACCATGACAG CGAGCCCACTCTGCTGGTGCGGGCCTGTAACCAGCTGGGCCAGTTCCTCCAGCACCGGGAGACTAACCTGCGCTACCTGGCCCTGGAGAGCATGTGCACCCTAGCCAGCTCCGAGTTCTCCCATGAGGCTGTTAAGACGCACATCGAGACGGTCATAAATGCCCTCAAA TCGGAGAGAGATGTCAGTGTGCGTCAGCGTGCTGTGGACCTGCTCTATGCCATGTGTGACCGCAGCAACGCCAAACAGATTGTAGCAGAGATGCTCAGCTACCTGGAGACAGCAGACTACTCCATCAGAGAGGAGATA GTGCTAAAGGTGGCCATCCTGGCAGAGAAGTATGCAGTTGACTACACCTGGTATGTTGACACCATCCTCAACCTGATCCGCTTCGCTGGGGACTATGTCAGTGACGAGGTCTGGTACCGCGTCATCCAGATCGTCATCAACAGAGATGAAGTACAAGGTTATGCTGCCAAGACAGTGTTCGAG GCACTCCAGGCCCCAGCCTGCCATGAGAACCTGGTGAAGGTCGGAGGGTACATTCTAGGGGAGTTTGGGAACTTGATAGCAGGAGATTCAAGGTCAAG TCCACTCATCCAGTTTGACCTGCTCCACTCCAAGTTTCACCTGTGCTCAGTGCCCACCCGGGCTTTGCTGCTCTCAGCCTACATCAAGTTCATCAACCTTTTTCCTGAGGCGAAGGGCACCATCCAGGAGGTGTTGCGCTCAGACAGCCAGCTCCGCAATGCAGACGTTGAGCTACAGCAGCGTGCTGTGGAGTACCTGCGCCTCAGCTGCATTGCCAGCACTGACATACTG GCCACAGTGTTGGAGGAGATGCCTCCCTTCCCTGAGAGGGAGTCCTCTATACTGGCCAAACTCAAGAGGAAGAAGGGACCAGGAAACCTGCATCCCGATTTGGATGAGAACCGCAAAGAACGCAGTGTCAACGGGGGTACTGCAGACCATAGCAGCACTACCTCAAATGCCAAG GTGTTCGCGTCCCCCACTACCTCCACAGACCTGCTTGGCCTGGGCAGCACCATTGCCACTCAAAACTCTGCCTCCAAGGGGGCAAGCCTGCTGGTGGATGTCTTCTCTGGAAACACAGCAGCCTTTCCTGTAGAGACACCAGTGGCAGTGGGGCCTGTTGCAGATGAGAACTTCTCCAG TTTCCTGCCGAATACTCCACAAGTAGCATATGCCAACGCCACTCTGCCCACTGCAGAGGAACCTGAAGACAA GTTTGTTTGCAAGAACAATGGTGTCCTGTACGAGAACCAGCTCCTCCAGATCGGCCTGAAGTCTGAATTCCGACAGAATCTGG GTCGGATGTATGTGTTCTTTGGTAACAAGACATCAACCCAGTTCATGAATTTCGCTGCCTCTGTGGTCTGCCAAGATGCTCTGCAGGCTC AACTGAATGTCCATGCCAAGCCTGCAGACCCCACTGTGGACGGGGGTGCACAACTCCAGCAAATACTCAACATTGAATGTGTGTCTGACTTTGTGGATGCACCAGTGCTCAACATTCAGTTTAG GTACGGGGGAACTCTCCAGAACATTGCTGTTAAACTGCCTATTACTTTAAACAAGTTCTTCCAGCCTACAGAGATGACATCGCTGGACTTCTTTCAGCGCTGGAAACAACTTGGAGC CCCTCAGCAAGAGGTACAAAATATCTTCAAAGCAAGGCATTCCATGGACACAGAGGTTACCAAAGCCAAG ATAATGGGGTTTGGTGCTGCTTTGCTGGATGGGGTAGATCCAAACCCCTTCAACTTTGTGGGAGCTGGTGTCATCCATACAAAGACCACCCAGGTTGGCTGCCTCTTGAGACTGGAGCCTAATACTCAAGCACAG ATGTACCGCTTAACACTCAGGACAAGCAGAGATACTGTGTCACAGCGCCTGTGTGATCTGCTCTCAGAACAATTCTGA